A window of the Brassica napus cultivar Da-Ae chromosome A2, Da-Ae, whole genome shotgun sequence genome harbors these coding sequences:
- the LOC125587849 gene encoding lycopene epsilon cyclase, chloroplastic-like — protein sequence MVCMNYGEYANQKVRSLEAEYPTFLYAMPMTKTKVLFEETCLPSKDVIMPIDLLKTKLMLRVGGSLPKESRLWCCS from the exons ATGGTTTGCATGAATTACGGAGAGTATGCGAACCAGAAAGTTAGGAGCTTAGAAGCTGAGTATCCAACGTTTCTGTACGCCATGCCTATGACAAAGACAAAAGTGTTATTTGAG GAGACATGTCTACCCTCAAAAGATGTCATCATGCCCATTGATTTGCTAAAAACGAAGCTCATGTTAAGAG TCGGTGGTTCCTTGCCAAAAGAATCTCGCCTTTGGTGCTGCAGCTAG
- the LOC125587840 gene encoding uncharacterized protein LOC125587840 yields MSSPSSNRHLDHYENPYYLHSSDHAGLVLVSDRLNTGAEFHSWRRSVRMALNVRNKLGFIDGTIPKPPDNHRDSGSWSRCNDMVATWLMNSVSKKIGQSLLFVSTAESIWKNILSRFKQDDAPRVYEIDQKLSLIQQGSDDVTTYYTALVTLWEEHKNYVELPVCSCGKCECNAAELWERLQERSRVTKFLMGLNESYESTRRHILMLKPIPPIEEVFNLVTQDERQRAIKPSSTPASVVFQASGPDETLLSAPPDHSAFAAAHANSGYRPKQRPLCTYCGQLGHIVDKCFRLHGYPPGHKFNKSSNPGQGTHATAGYAPRGQNNYNQRGMQPQNSYNQRSMQQQNNHYTQPQHSQQANAVAQQIVPASSTSLPGQMDVNQIQALLQQLQAYVSPSVNAISSKQSSVSENGYMAPQSTSGVYSGIDDW; encoded by the exons ATGAGTTCACCTTCTTCAAATCGTCACCTTGATCACTATGAAAATCCATACTACCTTCATAGCTCGGATCATGCCGGTCTCGTCCTTGTTTCCGATCGCCTCAACACCGGTGCAGAGTTCCATTCATGGCGACGCTCGGTTCGTATGGCTCTCAACGTCAGGAATAAACTTGGATTCATCGATGGTACGATTCCTAAACCTCCTGATAATCATCGAGACTCGGGATCTTGGTCACGTTGCAATGATATGGTAGCTACGTGGTTAATGAACTCTGTATCCAAGAAGATAGGTCAAAGCTTATTGTTTGTGTCCACCGCTGAATCGATCTGGAAGAATATTCTCTCTAGATTCAAACAAGATGATGCTCCGCGCGTTTATGAGATTGATCAGAAGTTGAGTTTGATTCAGCAAGGCTCTGATGATGTAACCACTTACTATACTGCGTTGGTTACTCTTTGGGAAGAGCACAAGAACTATGTTGAATTGCCTGTGTGTTCTTGTGGAAAGTGTGAGTGCAATGCTGCTGAGCTATGGGAACGTCTTCAGGAACGTAGCAGAGTTACCAAATTCCTGATGGGGCTGAATGAATCTTATGAATCAACACGTCGTCATATCCTGATGCTAAAGCCAATTCCACCTATTGAGGAGGTGTTTAATCTGGTGACACAGGATGAACGTCAGAGAGCTATCAAGCCGAGCTCTACTCCAGCAAGTGTTGTTTTTCAAGCATCTGGTCCAGATGAGACTTTACTTTCTGCTCCTCCTGATCATTCAGCTTTTGCTGCAGCTCATGCCAACTCAGGATACCGTCCAAAGCAACGTCCTTTGTGTACCTATTGTGGTCAACTTGGTCACATTGTTGATAAATGCTTTCGTCTTCATGGTTATCCTCCTGGTCACAAGTTCAATAAGTCATCTAATCCTGGACAAGGCACTCACGCTACTGCTGGTTATGCTCCTCGGGGACAGAACAATTACAACCAAAGGGGGATGCAGCCGCAGAACAGCTACAATCAACGATCGATGCAGCAGCAGAACAATCATTACACTCAACCACAACACTCTCAACAAGCTAATGCTGTTGCTCAACAGATTGTTCCTGCTTCATCAACTTCTCTCCCTGGTCAGATGGATGTCAATCAAATTCAGGCATTACTTCAACAGCTTCAGGCTTACGTTAGTCCTTCTGTGAATGCAATTTCTAGTAAGCAGTCTTCCGTCTCTGAAAATGGATACATGGCACCCCAATCTACTTCTG GAGTCTATTCAGGGATTGATGATTGGTAG
- the LOC106353566 gene encoding paternally-expressed gene 3 protein-like, whose product MGPKTRGGMVRRSRRSQGLEAETEFIEITRKSTKMRKLNKGKEVAIEEENIEIRQESADEVPTKVSEDVNEADGDGDGDDPHVEIEVENVIAEEQSQSENGVTEEPSQPREADMEAENGVTQEPSQPREADMEPENGFTQEPSQSREADMEPENGVTQEPSQPREASKVVIFSTF is encoded by the coding sequence ATGGGGCCGAAGACACGAGGAGGAATGGTTAGAAGAAGCAGACGTTCCCAAGGTCTGGAAGCAGAAACAGAGTTCATTGAGATAACCAGAAAGAGTACGAAAATGCGTAAGTTAAATAAGGGAAAAGAAGTTGCtattgaagaagaaaacattgAGATAAGGCAAGAAAGTGCTGACGAAGTCCCGACAAAGGTTTCTGAAGATGTTAATGAGGcggatggtgatggtgatggtgatgatcCACATGTGGAAATTGAAGTTGAGAATGTCATTGCTGAAGAACAGTCTCAGTCTGAGAATGGAGTTACTGAAGAACCTTCTCAGCCGAGAGAAGCTGACATGGAAGCTGAAAATGGAGTTACTCAAGAACCTTCTCAGCCGAGAGAAGCTGACATGGAACCTGAGAATGGATTTACTCAAGAACCTTCTCAGTCGAGAGAAGCTGACATGGAACCTGAGAATGGAGTTACTCAAGAACCTTCTCAGCCGAGAGAAGCTTCCAAGGTAGTAATCTTTTCGACATTTTAA